One Phycisphaerae bacterium RAS2 DNA window includes the following coding sequences:
- the rpoN gene encoding RNA polymerase sigma-54 factor, with amino-acid sequence MSMMPSQQMRLEQRLTPQLIQSMEILTLPLMALEARVREELESNPVLELLEPEPGAESTASPKEDLPATEANLAEAESFERLDRMTRELELDPGDLPFGRAGSSAASGERDAKLDAMANTASREESLRDQLSRQWSLMEMPEALRRPGQVLIDWMDDDGYLRSEAEHHSKGGNGDEQMEATPLIIQRTPDEARRLLEEIGTGAHPSIDVAVLEQALTLVQTLEPMGVGARDLTECLLIQLAGQEDVDPLCEEIVRKYLVELAKNNFPAVAKATGRDIEEIKDALRVIGRLNHHPGHLVRQGDVQGITPDIIVENVEEGDGYDVRLARGNTPRLRISAQYREMLQDRDADKEAREFIRRRMEAATTIIDAIAFRRQRLLEIAKIILDRQREFFDFGPQFLKVLRMRDLAEELSCDASTISRTVDGKYIQTPRGIFPLRMFFTGGTTDGSGEAVSWNSIKAKVKEIIDKEDKKNPLSDDEIVKLLTESGGTPIARRTVAKYRAQLNIPSVRERREY; translated from the coding sequence ATGATGCCGTCGCAGCAGATGCGGCTGGAACAGCGGCTCACGCCGCAGTTAATCCAGTCGATGGAGATTCTCACGCTGCCGCTGATGGCGCTGGAAGCGCGGGTGCGCGAGGAGCTGGAATCCAATCCCGTGCTTGAATTGCTCGAGCCGGAACCCGGCGCGGAGTCAACCGCATCCCCCAAGGAAGACCTGCCCGCGACGGAAGCCAATCTCGCCGAGGCCGAGAGCTTCGAGCGTCTGGACCGCATGACGCGCGAGTTGGAGTTGGACCCGGGTGATCTGCCTTTCGGGCGCGCCGGGAGTTCCGCCGCCAGCGGCGAGCGCGACGCAAAGCTCGACGCGATGGCCAATACGGCCTCACGCGAGGAATCGCTCCGCGATCAATTGTCGCGCCAATGGTCGCTCATGGAAATGCCCGAAGCGCTGCGCCGGCCGGGCCAGGTGCTGATCGACTGGATGGATGACGACGGTTATCTGCGCAGCGAGGCCGAGCATCATTCAAAGGGCGGCAATGGCGACGAGCAGATGGAAGCCACGCCGCTCATCATCCAGCGCACGCCCGACGAAGCGCGGCGGCTTCTGGAGGAGATCGGCACCGGCGCGCATCCGTCCATCGACGTGGCGGTGTTGGAGCAGGCACTGACGCTTGTGCAGACCCTGGAGCCGATGGGGGTCGGCGCACGGGACTTGACCGAGTGCCTGCTGATTCAGCTCGCCGGTCAGGAAGACGTTGATCCGCTTTGCGAAGAGATCGTGCGCAAGTATCTCGTGGAGCTGGCGAAGAACAACTTCCCCGCCGTTGCGAAGGCCACCGGGAGGGACATCGAAGAAATCAAGGACGCCCTGCGTGTCATCGGTCGCTTGAATCACCATCCCGGCCATCTGGTGCGACAGGGCGACGTTCAGGGAATCACGCCGGACATCATCGTGGAGAACGTGGAAGAGGGCGACGGGTATGACGTTCGCCTCGCGCGGGGCAACACGCCGCGCCTGCGGATCAGCGCGCAGTATCGCGAGATGCTCCAGGATCGAGATGCGGACAAAGAGGCCCGCGAGTTCATCCGCCGGCGCATGGAAGCGGCGACGACCATCATCGACGCCATCGCGTTCCGTCGGCAGCGGCTGCTTGAAATTGCGAAGATCATCCTCGACCGTCAGCGCGAGTTCTTCGACTTCGGGCCGCAGTTTCTCAAAGTACTGCGCATGCGCGATCTCGCCGAGGAATTGAGCTGCGATGCGTCGACGATCAGCCGGACCGTCGACGGGAAATACATCCAGACGCCGCGCGGCATTTTCCCGCTTCGCATGTTCTTCACCGGCGGCACGACCGACGGCAGCGGCGAGGCCGTCAGTTGGAACAGCATCAAGGCAAAAGTGAAGGAGATCATCGACAAGGAGGACAAGAAGAACCCCCTGTCCGATGACGAAATCGTGAAGCTTCTCACCGAGTCAGGCGGCACACCCATCGCCCGCCGCACCGTCGCCAAGTATCGCGCGCAGCTCAACATTCCGTCGGTCCGCGAGCGGCGAGAATACTGA